From the Pseudomonas syringae KCTC 12500 genome, the window GTTGCGTGTCATCCATCCGTAACGAGACCACACGCCCGTCGGCAATCCAGCGTTTGCGCTGTTCAGGATCGAGCAAGCCCTGTACAGCCATATTCATGCCAGCTTCGGCGGCCATCAGCGCCTGGGTATTTTGCCGTAACCAGAGCGACTGCCGACTTTCCAGTTGCACCCACCCGGCCAGCCCGCCGAGCAACAGGCTCAGCAGTGCCAGCACCCAGAGCACCACCAGCAGCGCAACACCGCGCTGCGATCGGCCCGTCACGTTCATTCGCCGCCCGCCCCGCCGGACAGGTCCAGACGCAAGGCCACCACTTCCGAGACCCATTTCACCGCGCCATGGGTCTGCATGTCGATGCGCACCGCGCCCGGCAAGCGATTCGGCCAGGGCCATTCGGCCATCCAGCCGGTCGGCTTGCCCTTGGGCGTCAGCCCGCGATAACTGAACGTCAACGACTCGACGTTTTGCAGCAATACCTGAGGCTCACCCCAGGGTTTGAGGGCGATGCCATTCGCACTGGACAGAACCTGAGCGAACGACACCTGCAAAGACCGATGCTCTTGCGGCCCCTTGAGCTCCAGGCTGTGAACCTGGATACCGCCGCCCAACTCGCCGGGCAGCGTTGCGACAAACCGCAACTGCTGCGCCGAGCCTTCAAAAAAACCGCTGTTGACGTCATCTTCGCCAGACGTGTCCAGCGGCAGCGCCTGAGCGATCGAGCTGCGCAGAAACGCTTGCGCGGCGCGGACCTCGTCCAGGTTCACGGTGTAGCGCTCAGCCTTGAGCACCGCACGATTGGCACCCAGTAACGCCCCGGCAACCAGCACCAGCAGCACACCAAGCAGGCTGATCACCAGCAACACTTCCAGCAGCGTGAAGCCACGCTGAGTGCCCCTCATGACCCCGCCCCGCTGACAGCGCCACGCAATTTAAACGTACTGAACTGGGCCTTGCGCTGATGCTCACTGAGCATCAGGTCGAGGCGAAACATCCTCGCCTGACCATTGGCACCCGGCAGCTGACGGATATCCAGTGTCCAGTCGATGCCTGCGAGCTCTCCCTTTCGCGTACCGTTTTCCAGCGGACCGGCGCTTTCCTGATCCATTATCGTGCGTGCCGCATGGCTCAGCCGGTCACTGCGCGACACCTGCTGCAAGGAGCGCGCGCTTTGCCCGAACGCCACCAGCAGAACACCGCTGCACACCGCCATGACGGTCAGTGCAGCAAGCATTTCCAGCAGGGTGAACCCCGACTGCGATGTTTTCATTAAAGCGTCCGGACCTGGACGCTGCC encodes:
- a CDS encoding type II secretion system protein; its protein translation is MKTSQSGFTLLEMLAALTVMAVCSGVLLVAFGQSARSLQQVSRSDRLSHAARTIMDQESAGPLENGTRKGELAGIDWTLDIRQLPGANGQARMFRLDLMLSEHQRKAQFSTFKLRGAVSGAGS
- a CDS encoding prepilin-type N-terminal cleavage/methylation domain-containing protein, which produces MRGTQRGFTLLEVLLVISLLGVLLVLVAGALLGANRAVLKAERYTVNLDEVRAAQAFLRSSIAQALPLDTSGEDDVNSGFFEGSAQQLRFVATLPGELGGGIQVHSLELKGPQEHRSLQVSFAQVLSSANGIALKPWGEPQVLLQNVESLTFSYRGLTPKGKPTGWMAEWPWPNRLPGAVRIDMQTHGAVKWVSEVVALRLDLSGGAGGE